The following proteins are encoded in a genomic region of Candidatus Dormiibacterota bacterium:
- a CDS encoding integrase core domain-containing protein — MTQRGRRPPSQTWRTFLRNHLRTTAARDFLVVPTVTFRLLFCFVIISHECRRIVPFNVTAHPTAAWTAQQIREAFPGDDAEPRYLLRDRDGAYGDEFRRVVRAMLTAPQSPWQNAYPERVIGSIRRECLDHLIILGENHLRGILRQYVRYQNESRPHLSPERNAPVPGSVEPSALGAVVTVPQVGGLHHLYTRAG, encoded by the coding sequence ATGACCCAACGGGGCAGACGGCCTCCGTCACAGACTTGGCGCACCTTCCTCCGGAATCACCTTCGCACCACCGCGGCCCGCGACTTCCTCGTCGTTCCCACTGTCACCTTCCGCCTGCTCTTCTGCTTCGTGATTATTTCCCACGAGTGCAGGCGCATCGTTCCCTTCAACGTCACCGCTCATCCCACCGCCGCGTGGACCGCCCAGCAGATCCGGGAGGCCTTCCCCGGAGACGACGCCGAGCCTCGCTACCTGTTGCGGGATCGGGATGGTGCCTACGGCGACGAATTCCGGCGGGTCGTCCGGGCGATGCTCACCGCGCCTCAATCCCCTTGGCAGAACGCCTACCCCGAGAGGGTCATCGGGTCGATCCGGCGCGAATGCCTGGACCACTTGATCATCCTCGGTGAGAACCATCTCCGAGGCATCCTCCGGCAATACGTGCGCTATCAGAATGAATCCCGGCCTCATCTCTCCCCGGAAAGGAATGCGCCGGTCCCGGGGAGCGTTGAGCCGTCGGCGCTCGGGGCCGTCGTTACTGTACCCCAGGTCGGCGGTCTGCATCATCTCTATACCCGGGCAGGCTGA
- a CDS encoding mechanosensitive ion channel domain-containing protein: MSDDLNAWGFLRRLTWQHVLLVLAVLLLARLLSVLVRWVVLHAVTKAPPRLRLSILRAMPIAHLLIGAGAVATSVPILVEPTLRNVVALAAAIGLGVAFALKDYGSSLVAGLVTVLENTYQPGDWIKVDGTYGEVKSIGLRAMSIVTPDDTEVTIPHLRLWSASIFNASSGNRSLLCVTEFYLHPDHDATTTPRRLKEIAEGSPYRKADTPVTVIVQEKPWGTHYRLKAYVKESRDQFLFMTDLTLRGKEALRAMGLRFAQAPYAETPRS, encoded by the coding sequence ATGAGCGATGACCTGAACGCTTGGGGATTCTTGCGAAGGCTCACTTGGCAGCACGTGTTGCTTGTTCTGGCGGTGCTTCTTCTGGCGAGGCTGCTCTCGGTCCTGGTTCGATGGGTGGTCCTCCATGCAGTCACAAAAGCCCCGCCCCGCTTGCGTCTGTCCATCCTGCGCGCAATGCCGATTGCGCACCTGCTCATCGGTGCCGGGGCCGTGGCAACCTCCGTGCCGATCCTGGTTGAGCCAACGCTTCGCAACGTCGTCGCGCTGGCGGCGGCCATAGGCTTGGGTGTGGCATTCGCTCTCAAGGACTACGGCAGCAGCCTCGTCGCCGGACTCGTGACGGTGCTGGAGAACACCTACCAGCCAGGAGACTGGATCAAGGTGGACGGAACTTACGGTGAGGTCAAGTCCATCGGCCTCCGGGCGATGAGCATCGTGACCCCGGACGACACGGAGGTGACGATCCCGCACTTGCGGCTTTGGTCCGCCAGCATATTCAACGCGAGCAGCGGCAATCGAAGCCTGTTGTGCGTGACGGAATTCTATCTTCACCCGGACCACGATGCCACCACCACGCCCAGGCGGCTTAAGGAGATCGCGGAAGGCAGTCCCTATCGAAAGGCGGACACACCGGTCACCGTCATCGTGCAGGAGAAGCCCTGGGGCACGCATTACCGCCTGAAGGCCTACGTCAAGGAGAGCCGCGACCAGTTTCTGTTTATGACGGACCTGACGCTCCGAGGCAAGGAAGCACTCCGAGCAATGGGTCTCCGATTTGCGCAGGCGCCCTACGCCGAGACACCGCGGAGCTGA
- a CDS encoding TraR/DksA C4-type zinc finger protein produces the protein MNVQQYKHRLLDLEKKLSGRTDREVADGRREFLDSAHDLGEASLADEVASEKFTEAEADSTVLNQVRDALARIDNGTFGKCIEDGGPIETKRLDAVPWTPYCLKHEKRREGPPSKMPTL, from the coding sequence ATGAATGTTCAACAGTACAAGCATCGTCTGCTCGACCTTGAAAAGAAGCTGTCTGGGCGCACTGACCGGGAGGTCGCTGACGGGCGCCGGGAATTTCTTGATTCCGCCCATGACCTCGGCGAGGCGAGTCTCGCTGACGAAGTGGCTTCCGAAAAGTTCACGGAGGCCGAAGCCGATTCCACCGTGCTGAACCAGGTGCGCGACGCCCTGGCCAGGATTGACAACGGTACGTTTGGGAAATGCATCGAGGACGGCGGGCCAATCGAGACGAAGCGGCTCGACGCTGTACCTTGGACCCCGTATTGCCTGAAGCACGAAAAGCGGCGCGAAGGACCGCCTTCGAAAATGCCAACGCTGTAG